The DNA window TGTTGCGGGCCGCGCCGAAGAACTTCTTCGGCGGGTAGAGCGCGGACGAGTCGACGCCGCCGGACAGGATGCGGCCGGAGGCCGGCGCCGCCAGGTTGTAGGCGCGGCCCAGGCGGGTGATGCCGTCCAGCAAGATGACCACGTCGTGGCCCAGTTCGACCAGGCGCTTGGCCCGTTCGATGGCGAGCTCCGCCACGATGGTGTGATCCGATGGCGGGCGGTCGAAAGTCGAGGAGATGACCTCGCCCTTGACGGAGCGCTCGAAATCGGTCACTTCCTCCGGCCGTTCGTCCACCAGGACCACCATCAGGTGGACCTCCGGGTTGTTGACCGCGATCGCGTTGGCGATGGCCTGCATGATCATGGTCTTGCCCGCCTTGGGGGGCGACACGATCAAGCCGCGCTGGCCCTTGCCGATGGGGCTGATCAAATCGATCACGCGGGTGGTCAAGTTCTCCGGCTGGGTCTCCAGCTTCAAGCGCTCCTGCGGGTACAGGGGCGTCAGGCTGGCGAACTCGGGCCGTTTGCGGGCCTCGTCCGGGCTCATGCCGTTGACCGAGTCGAGCCGGACCAACGCCTTGAACTTCTGTTGACGGCCTTGCGACTCGCCGTCGCGGGGCTGACGCACCGCGCCCACAATCGCGTCGCCCTCGCGCAGAGCCGCCTTGCGGACCTGGCCCAGCGAAACGTAGACGTCGTTGTTGCCCGGCAGGTAGCCGGAGGTGCGCACAAAGGCGTAGTTGTCCATGACGTCCAAGATCCCGGCCACCGGAATGAGCACGTCGTCATCGCGGAGTTCCACCTCTTCGAGCGAGGCGACGTCGCGCTGGCGTTGCTTGCGGTCCCGGTAGCGGTCCCGGCGGCCGCGGCGGCGGCCGGACCGGTCGTCGTCTTCGGCGTAGCTGCGCTGCTGGTTCTGACGGTCGCCGCCCTGGCGATCGTTGTTGCCCTGGCGGTCGTTGTTGCCCTGGCGGTCTCCGCGCTCATGATTGGCCGGAGCCGATTCGGACCTGCGGTCCCGTTCCGACCCGGCGGCCTTGGCTTCAGCCGGGGCGTTCGGAGACCCTCCGGTCGGCGCGCCTGCCGGCGCGCCCGCGCGGCGGCCCCGGCGGCGGCCAGTCGCCTCAAGGTCTGCTTTGACCAGGTTGACAGCCTCCGCCGCGCGGGCGGCCCTGTCGTCACGCGACTGGTCGGGCGGAGCTTTCCGGCCCTGGCCGGGGTCCTGCTCCGGCGGCGCCGGGGCGGTTTCAGGCCGGTTCGGCGCCGCAGATGGCGGCGCCGCGGCAGCGGGCGCTCCCCCAGTCGATGGTTTGGTCCCCGCGCGCGGCGTTCGAGCGGCCGGGGCTGATTGTGTGGCTTTAGAGCCTCCGATGGCGGCGATCAGATCGGCCTTGCGCATCCGAGAGGTACCTTTGATACCCATCGATCCGGCTAAGGACTGCAACTCGGCCAATCTGAGCGAGCCAAGGGGCTTGTCGGTTGTGGTTGTCACTAATGAACCTTTGTCTATTGGATAGCGGATCCGCGGGCACGCACAACTGCGCTGCCAGTTCGGACCCAGGATTAAGCGGCCCGCGCCGTTCAATTCATCGACGGCGGCCTGCACGCTCGCAAAATATGTTAGCACCATTCGCTGGCAAGGTCGGATGACACGCTGCCATTGGACCGCGAAGCGAGCCAGCCGCGCCGGGCGCCCGCGGGGCGGAGCCACAGATTCGGCTCCGTGATAGCTTGATCCGCGTGGTAGAGAGCACCCCCGAACTCCCAGAAAACTTCCCGACCGGCACCAATCCCCCAAGCGCGAACGGCCCGTACGGCGCCGGAGCCTATCCGCCCTTCCCAGACCAGCAGACGTATCCGCCGGCTTATCCGACCGGCCAGCCGCAGGGCTACCCGGCAGGCCAGCCGCAGGGCTACCCGCCGGGCTATCCGCCAGCCCAGCCGCAGGGCTATCCGCCGCCTGGGCCGCAGAGCTACCCGGCCGGGTATCCGCCAGCCCCGCCGCAGGGTTATCCGGCCGGCCGGCCGCAAGGCCCCCCGCAGGGGTACCCGCCCAGTTATTCGCAAGCTCAGCCGCAGGGATATCCGCCGGGGCCGCCTGCGGGGAAGCCCAAGTCCGGGAGCAAAAGGCCCGGCCGCAAGCGAGCCTGGCCAAAGGTTCTGATTGCCGCCGGGGTGGCGGCGGTGCTCGCGACCGGAGGGATTGTCTACCTCAAGGTCTGGCGGCCAAACCCAACCGCCGGCCCGTCCGCTTCGCCCGCAGGCGCCGAGGACCAGCTAATCGACCCCGCCTACCTGGAGGGTCTGCCGTACGACTTCGACGAGCCCAAGGTCATCAAGCCCACCGACGAGTTCGAAATCAAGTTCGACAAGGACGTGGACGTGGACACCTTGGCCGATCAGATCTTCGAGGAGAAGTTCCGGGTCGAGGGCGACCCGTTGCTGGATTCGCGTGGGCCCATGGATTACCGGGGCTTGGTCGAGATCTACCTCGACCCGCAACTGACCACCGTCGCGCGGGCCGACTTCTTCGGCGGACTGTATGGAGACACCCTCAGCCTGTCACCGCTGCCGGTGATCGCCTACCAGGCGAGCACCGCGTTGGGCGACAGCTTCCAGGTGTCCGAAGAGCCGACGTGGCAGGAGTCCGACGTGCTGTGGGTCGCCCAGTATTACGACAAGGCAGGAGCGGAGCTAGACAGGCCGCGAGTCACCCCGTTGATAGTGGACCGCGAAGGCCTTCCCATGGCGAGCCCGGTCGAATCCTTCAACTACAGCCTGGCCGCCAACGGCGGGATCGATTTCTCCTGGGCCCCGGTCGAAGGCGCAGACGGCTACCTGGTGATGGTCCGAAAAGACGGCGTCCGCACGGTGCGGGACGACAAGATGGGCGAACCCAATCCGGAGCCCATGTACACCGTCGCCGCACTGTCCACGACCACCCACGCCAACACCGTGGACGACGCCACGGAGGACAGCGCGCTCTCCGCTTTCGGCCTGGACCAAAACGAGGTCTTTTGGATCGCCCCGATCAGCGAAGACGACATCGCCCAGAACCGCTCGATGGTTGACGGCGAATACGCGGGGATGGTCGACTACACAGACGACTTCGACCTGGCTTACAACGCGAAGCAGATGGTCGGCATTGTCGCCTACGGCAAAGGCGACTCGGTGCTCAGCGTCCCCCGGTGGCAGCGACTGGACGCGCTGTGGAGCCAACTGCCGATGGCGCTCACCTGGCAGGCGTGGCAGGAACACCGCCAGGCCTGCAAGGATCTGCCGACGTTTTCGGAGCAGGCGGTGTGCTTTTCCACTCTGCCCGTGACCATGGCAGACGGCCACACCGCCATGGCGCCCGCCAGGTTCGCTGTGGACACCGCCAGGGTGGAACCCTCGGGCGCAATAGTCGACAGCGTCAAAATCAACTTCGACGCGTTGAGGGTCGAGGTAAAACTGGCCCAGGGCGTGATCACGGACGAGGTCAGTTTCAGGGACCCGCCCGCCGACTGGGAACGGCAACTTCAGGAAGCCGCCGCGCTCGCGGCCCGCGCAGGCCCGCCAGCCGGGCTCGCCGCGAGCTTCTCCTACGCCGAAACGGATTGGGAAGAGCTTCTGAAGAACGCGAAAGAACCCTCTTCCGAGTTGCCGGACGTGCCTTATCCGGTCTCCGGCTCCTCCGACTACGTCAAATTCGTGGCCGCCAATCTGATGGCGGGCAACTTTGTGCTAGACATCACCAAGTTTGACGACGGCCGCGTGGGCACGCCGACCTTCCAAGACGTGGTCGAGGAGGCCGTCGCCCAGAATCCCTACATCATTGGGAACCGGGGCGACGGCCGGGTGGTCAAAGAGGGGAACCGGACGCTTGGATACGCCTACGTTGAGCACGACCCGGACGCCGAAATGCGCCAGGAAAAGCAACAGGCGATCGCCGACCAGGTCGCGGAGGCGATCGACGAGGTCATCACGGACGGCATGTCGGACCGGGACAAGGCCATGGCCCTGAACAAATGGTTGGCGGGCCATGCCAAATACGACTACGACGCGCTGGCGCTCATCGAGGAGACGGATGACCTAGTCGCGAGCTTGGCGTTGTTCGTCGACTACCCCAACAACCAAAACGCCTATGGGGTGCTGGTGGAGGGCAAGGGGGTCTGCGCCAGCTACGCGCAAGGCTACAAGGCGCTCGCCGACGCCGCCGGCCTTCAAGCGGTGGTGGTCACGGGCGTGGTCTTGGACAGCGGCAGCCGTCACGCTTGGAACAAGGTCTTCATGGACGGCAAGTGGCAAGCGGTGGACCCGACCTGGAATGACGACCCGAACGACTCAGGCGAGGAGCTGAGCAAGTACTTCGGGGTCACCGACGATTCCTTGGGACGGACGCTCGACAACGACTGGCTGGTCGACTCGAAGATCGCGGAGCACGCCGCCGTCTAGCGCCGGCGCCTACAACAGGGCGCGCAGGTCGTCGATCACTACAGTGGCCCCGGCCGCGCGCAGCGCTTGGGCGCCGACCCCTCGGTCCACGCCCACCACCAGGCCGAAGGTGCCCGCCCGGCCCGCCTCGACGCCGGAAATGGCGTCCTCCACCACGGCGGCGGCGCCGGCCGGGACGCCAAAGTGACGCGCCGCGTACAAGAAAGTCTCCGGGGAGGGCTTGCCCGCCAGATGCCGGCGGGCCGCCAGAACGCCGTCGACGATCAGGCCGAAACGGCCGGCCAGCCCGGCCGCCTGAAGCACCGGAACCGCGTTCTTCGAAGAAGACACGACCGCAAGCCGTTTGCCCGCCGCCGCGAGCGCGTCCAGCACTTCCACGGTGCCCGGATACGGGTCCACGCCGCCCTCGGCCAGCAGGCGCGCGAATTCGGCGTTCTTGCGGTTGCCGAGCGCGCCGACCGAGCCGTCTCCCGGCGGATCGGAAATCGAGCCGAACGGCAAACGGACGCCCCGCGACTCCAGCACGGAGGCGACGCCCTCGAAGCGCGGCTTGCCGTCGATGTACCGGAAATAGTCGTCATCCGAGTACGGGGCGAAAACGGTACCGTCCCCGTTTTTGGGGTCTTCTAGGAACGGGCCGATCGTGGCCGCCCACGCCCGGCGGTGCAGATCCGCGGTCGGAGTCAGCACGCCGTCCAGGTCGAACAAGAACGCGTCAATCCCAGGCCACAATTCGCGCATGCGCACATTTCCCCTCAACTTGTTAAGCCAGACTTCAGTCGACGCGAGCCACGCTGCCGCCTTGGGCGGCGATCGCCAAACGCTGGAAGCGCCAACCGCTCGGCTCCGGCACCTGGTCCGGGTCGGTCGTCAACACCAACACCGCCGGCCCCGCGCCGGAGATGACCGCCGCGAAGCCCTCCCGGCGCAAGTCCGCCACCAGGTGGGTGGTCGCGGGCATGACCTCCGCCCGGTACGGCTCATGCAACCGGTCCTCAGTCGCGTCGAACAGCAGCGACGGGTCGGACGCCAGCGCGTGCACCAGCAGGGCGGCGCGGGAGACGTTAAACGCCGCGTCCACATGCGGCACCCGCACCGGCAGCGCGGAGCGCGCCACCGCCGTCGCCACCACGCCGTCCGGGATCAGCGCGACCGCCGAAATGGCCGGATCAATCTGCAAGGGTGCCGCTTTTGGCTGCTTCCCCGCCATCCACGCGACCGTGGCGCCCCCGAAGACCGCCGGCGCGGCGTTGTCCGGGTGGCCCTCATAGCCGGCGGTGAACTGGAACACTCGCCCGGCGTTCAAAACGGACGGGTTGGCGATCAGCCCGCGCGCGATCAGCGCCCCCGCCGCGACCGCCGCCGCCGACGAGCCCAACCCCTTGCCCTGCGGAATGCGGTTGAAGCAGTTCAGCTCCAGATTGACGGGCGGCGCGCCCACCGCCTCCAGCGCGCGGTGCGCGGAGCGCAACACCAAATGCGACTCGTCCTCCGGCAACACGCCGGCGCCTTCCCCGTGCACCGTCACATGTGACGGGCCCGCGCCGGCGCGCGCCTCAATCTGGTCCCACAACTCCAGGGCCAGCCCCAGCGAATCGAACCCCGATCCCAGATTTGCGCTGGTGGCGGGCACTTTCACCACCACGTGATCGGCCGCGAAACGCATCGCCGCTATTCCCCTTCGACCCGCAGCACACCCGCCACCTGCTCCACGGCGTCGAGTCCCGCCACCGCCGCCACCGTTTTCTGCAGCGCCCCCTCACGGGCCTGGTGGGTGACCACCGTCAGGTCCGCCAGCCCCCTGCCGTGCGAGCCGGGCGTCTGCCGGACCGCCTCGATCGAGACGTCCTCGCCCGCGATCACCTTGGAAACGGCCGCAAGCACCCCCGGTTGGTCCTTGACCACCAACCGGATTTGGAACCTGGTCAGGGCCTCCGAGACCGGCAAAGCGGGCAGGCGGAGATAGGTCGACTCGCCCGGCCCGCGCGTGCCCGCCACCTTGTGGCGCGCCACGGTCACCAAGTCGCCCACCACCGCCGATGCCGTGGGGCGGCCCCCAGCCCCCCGCCCGTAGAACATCAACTCGCCCGCAGCCTCGGCCTCCACGTAGATGGCGTTGAAAGCGCCCCGCACCGACGCCAGCGGGTGCGAGGCGGGCACCAGCGCGGGATGCACCCGCGCGATCACCCCTTGCGACCCGCGCCGCTCGACAATGGCCAACAGCTTGATGACATGGCCGGTGGCGGCCGCTGCGGCGACGTCGGCGGCGGTGACGCGGGCGATGCCCTCCCGGTAGACGTCATCGGCGGAAATACGGGTGTGGAACGCCAAGGAGGCCAAAATGGCGGCTTTCGAGGCGGCATCGTACCCCTCGACGTCTGCGGTCGGGTCGGCTTCGGCGTAACCCAATTCCTGGGCCTGGCGGACCACGTCGGCCAAGTCCA is part of the Bifidobacteriaceae bacterium genome and encodes:
- a CDS encoding homoserine dehydrogenase codes for the protein MSQAFRPIKIAVLGCGTVGSEVVRLLLGSAPDLRSRVGAPLELVGVAVKEKAVPLPPGAAGLDPALLTEDPVALARQADVVVELLGGIEPARSAILAAFESGASVVTANKALLASHGPELYDAAEQAGVDLYFEAAVGGAIPILRPIRESLAGDTITRILGIVNGTTNYVLDRMTTEGLDLADVVRQAQELGYAEADPTADVEGYDAASKAAILASLAFHTRISADDVYREGIARVTAADVAAAAATGHVIKLLAIVERRGSQGVIARVHPALVPASHPLASVRGAFNAIYVEAEAAGELMFYGRGAGGRPTASAVVGDLVTVARHKVAGTRGPGESTYLRLPALPVSEALTRFQIRLVVKDQPGVLAAVSKVIAGEDVSIEAVRQTPGSHGRGLADLTVVTHQAREGALQKTVAAVAGLDAVEQVAGVLRVEGE
- a CDS encoding transglutaminase-like domain-containing protein, which translates into the protein MVESTPELPENFPTGTNPPSANGPYGAGAYPPFPDQQTYPPAYPTGQPQGYPAGQPQGYPPGYPPAQPQGYPPPGPQSYPAGYPPAPPQGYPAGRPQGPPQGYPPSYSQAQPQGYPPGPPAGKPKSGSKRPGRKRAWPKVLIAAGVAAVLATGGIVYLKVWRPNPTAGPSASPAGAEDQLIDPAYLEGLPYDFDEPKVIKPTDEFEIKFDKDVDVDTLADQIFEEKFRVEGDPLLDSRGPMDYRGLVEIYLDPQLTTVARADFFGGLYGDTLSLSPLPVIAYQASTALGDSFQVSEEPTWQESDVLWVAQYYDKAGAELDRPRVTPLIVDREGLPMASPVESFNYSLAANGGIDFSWAPVEGADGYLVMVRKDGVRTVRDDKMGEPNPEPMYTVAALSTTTHANTVDDATEDSALSAFGLDQNEVFWIAPISEDDIAQNRSMVDGEYAGMVDYTDDFDLAYNAKQMVGIVAYGKGDSVLSVPRWQRLDALWSQLPMALTWQAWQEHRQACKDLPTFSEQAVCFSTLPVTMADGHTAMAPARFAVDTARVEPSGAIVDSVKINFDALRVEVKLAQGVITDEVSFRDPPADWERQLQEAAALAARAGPPAGLAASFSYAETDWEELLKNAKEPSSELPDVPYPVSGSSDYVKFVAANLMAGNFVLDITKFDDGRVGTPTFQDVVEEAVAQNPYIIGNRGDGRVVKEGNRTLGYAYVEHDPDAEMRQEKQQAIADQVAEAIDEVITDGMSDRDKAMALNKWLAGHAKYDYDALALIEETDDLVASLALFVDYPNNQNAYGVLVEGKGVCASYAQGYKALADAAGLQAVVVTGVVLDSGSRHAWNKVFMDGKWQAVDPTWNDDPNDSGEELSKYFGVTDDSLGRTLDNDWLVDSKIAEHAAV
- the rho gene encoding transcription termination factor Rho, which gives rise to MTTTTDKPLGSLRLAELQSLAGSMGIKGTSRMRKADLIAAIGGSKATQSAPAARTPRAGTKPSTGGAPAAAAPPSAAPNRPETAPAPPEQDPGQGRKAPPDQSRDDRAARAAEAVNLVKADLEATGRRRGRRAGAPAGAPTGGSPNAPAEAKAAGSERDRRSESAPANHERGDRQGNNDRQGNNDRQGGDRQNQQRSYAEDDDRSGRRRGRRDRYRDRKQRQRDVASLEEVELRDDDVLIPVAGILDVMDNYAFVRTSGYLPGNNDVYVSLGQVRKAALREGDAIVGAVRQPRDGESQGRQQKFKALVRLDSVNGMSPDEARKRPEFASLTPLYPQERLKLETQPENLTTRVIDLISPIGKGQRGLIVSPPKAGKTMIMQAIANAIAVNNPEVHLMVVLVDERPEEVTDFERSVKGEVISSTFDRPPSDHTIVAELAIERAKRLVELGHDVVILLDGITRLGRAYNLAAPASGRILSGGVDSSALYPPKKFFGAARNIEGGGSLTILATALVETGSKMDEVIFEEFKGTGNMELRLSRGLSEKRIFPAIDANSSGTRREEWLMGSEELKINWKLRRVLGALDQQQGIELLLERMRKTQSNAEFLLQVNKTTPDLH
- a CDS encoding HAD-IA family hydrolase yields the protein MRELWPGIDAFLFDLDGVLTPTADLHRRAWAATIGPFLEDPKNGDGTVFAPYSDDDYFRYIDGKPRFEGVASVLESRGVRLPFGSISDPPGDGSVGALGNRKNAEFARLLAEGGVDPYPGTVEVLDALAAAGKRLAVVSSSKNAVPVLQAAGLAGRFGLIVDGVLAARRHLAGKPSPETFLYAARHFGVPAGAAAVVEDAISGVEAGRAGTFGLVVGVDRGVGAQALRAAGATVVIDDLRALL
- the thrB gene encoding homoserine kinase; translation: MRFAADHVVVKVPATSANLGSGFDSLGLALELWDQIEARAGAGPSHVTVHGEGAGVLPEDESHLVLRSAHRALEAVGAPPVNLELNCFNRIPQGKGLGSSAAAVAAGALIARGLIANPSVLNAGRVFQFTAGYEGHPDNAAPAVFGGATVAWMAGKQPKAAPLQIDPAISAVALIPDGVVATAVARSALPVRVPHVDAAFNVSRAALLVHALASDPSLLFDATEDRLHEPYRAEVMPATTHLVADLRREGFAAVISGAGPAVLVLTTDPDQVPEPSGWRFQRLAIAAQGGSVARVD